One part of the Mangrovibacillus cuniculi genome encodes these proteins:
- a CDS encoding type IV pilus modification PilV family protein encodes MKIFDNRGVTLIELLITLTIVAILFPVMYGVLISGMKVYENITIDAKLREEADYVSSMIVNTLYANPFDTVEPCKNKENCLSFLSTTSLSGTSYGDNSEYTDITRKDANESGFPIEVAEPTSSIDINGSPVSLQAKYSGSTIELTSCNGEAITDPRTIDSCTEGVIQLRLVVQSKQNDHSVELVSQFGF; translated from the coding sequence GTGAAGATATTCGATAATAGAGGTGTAACTTTAATTGAACTACTTATTACATTAACTATCGTTGCAATCCTTTTTCCGGTTATGTATGGTGTTCTCATTTCGGGTATGAAAGTCTATGAAAACATTACTATAGATGCAAAACTTAGGGAAGAGGCAGACTATGTATCTTCCATGATTGTAAACACTCTTTATGCTAATCCATTTGATACCGTAGAACCATGTAAAAATAAAGAAAACTGTCTTTCTTTTTTGTCCACTACCTCTTTGAGTGGAACATCATACGGAGATAATAGTGAGTACACTGACATTACACGAAAAGATGCAAATGAGTCTGGGTTCCCAATAGAGGTTGCTGAACCAACTAGTTCCATTGATATTAATGGATCCCCGGTTTCACTTCAAGCAAAGTATAGCGGTTCTACCATTGAATTAACATCTTGCAATGGGGAAGCCATTACTGATCCTCGAACCATTGATTCATGCACAGAAGGAGTTATTCAACTAAGGCTTGTTGTTCAATCTAAGCAAAATGATCATTCTGTAGAATTGGTTAGTCAATTTGGCTTTTAG